The region TTTTGAATTAATAGATCTATATCTTTCTCATCCAAATGTACGCAATGATATGCATTTCCGCCATAGTCAAATATTCCGTTTTGAACAAGATATTGAGGCGGTGTCATGCCATATTTTGAAATACAACTCTCAACTTCATTTTTAGTTTCTGATAGATGCGTACAAACCTCTGCTTTATATTTCTTTGCCAAGGCCGCTACACCTTTAATCAATGTGTCGCTTGCAGTATATTGCGCATGAAATCCTAGTTTATATGAACAAAGAGGAGAATACGAGTTGTATTTGAGATACTTTTGCTCAAGATAGTCTAACTTTTCATCCGTTTTCCCATCAAGATCCATTGCAGTGCCTATCCCGACTACCTTAAAGCCTGAATCAACGCAAGCCTGAATAACACTCTCTTGATGAAAATACATATCAGCTATAGAAGTAATCCCACTGGACAGATATTCCATAATTGCAAGACGGGTACCAAAATAGCAGTCTTCTTCAGTCATATGATCTTCAATGGGGAAAATATATTGATTTAACCAAACATCCAAAGGTTGGTCATCACAATAGCCTCTTAATAAAACCATAGGAGAATGCGTATGACAATCTGAAAATCCATGCATAACAACAGCATTATGCATGTCAATATTTCTATCCCATTTCTTTGAGTTTTCACAAGAACTGCCTATATACTCAATTTTGCCATCATTAATATGTATTTCTCCAAAAACTATTTCAAAATCTTCATTAAGAATGTAGGCATTATATAATCTTATATTCATAAATTTAACCTATCGCTTTAACTATTTCTTTTATCAAATTTCCTGCTTTTTGAATATTCTTTCCTACTGTGTTATTCACATCTTCCGATGTGATTATGTCATTTGAAATTCCTGCAGCGTAATTGGCTATAAAAGACAATCCGAGAACTTTCATACCGCAATGACGTGCTGCTATAGTTTCTATTGCTGTACTCATTCCAACAGCATCTGCGCCCCACAGCTTAAACATCTTGATTTCGGCAGGAGTTTCAAATTGAGGTCCAGAACATTGTAAATAT is a window of Clostridia bacterium DNA encoding:
- a CDS encoding amidohydrolase, with the protein product MNIRLYNAYILNEDFEIVFGEIHINDGKIEYIGSSCENSKKWDRNIDMHNAVVMHGFSDCHTHSPMVLLRGYCDDQPLDVWLNQYIFPIEDHMTEEDCYFGTRLAIMEYLSSGITSIADMYFHQESVIQACVDSGFKVVGIGTAMDLDGKTDEKLDYLEQKYLKYNSYSPLCSYKLGFHAQYTASDTLIKGVAALAKKYKAEVCTHLSETKNEVESCISKYGMTPPQYLVQNGIFDYGGNAYHCVHLDEKDIDLLIQKNVWAVTNPSSNLKLASGIANIDNYLKKGLKIAIGTDGAASNNTLDMFREIYLTAVLSKAINKDASAVPLKTVLKMATLFGAQATGNASGVLRVGADADLTAISLDCPNMQPINNIINNVVYSAGSKNVILTMVKGKILYENGEYNIGISQEEVFKKCNVAIKRLKEQVKK
- a CDS encoding purine-nucleoside phosphorylase; the encoded protein is SGGITFTPGEIMLIKDHILFNVPSPLIGKNDDSFGIRFPDMTYMYDAGLRDIAKKIALSQNIELKEGVYLQCSGPQFETPAEIKMFKLWGADAVGMSTAIETIAARHCGMKVLGLSFIANYAAGISNDIITSEDVNNTVGKNIQKAGNLIKEIVKAIG